A portion of the Platichthys flesus chromosome 7, fPlaFle2.1, whole genome shotgun sequence genome contains these proteins:
- the rprd1b gene encoding regulation of nuclear pre-mRNA domain-containing protein 1B: MSSFSESALEKKLTELSSSQQSVQTLSLWIIHHRKHSALIVKVWHRELKKAKSSRKLTFLYLANDVIQNSKKKGPEFAKDYETVLVDACSHVASEADVGCKKHMERLLNIWKERALYRADFIQQLKLAIEDSNSPRPSEEPKKPVKRSYQKIHEEEDDEDDDYRCHNSPRSTDASATQLTEELVKALQDLENAASGDAAVRQKIASLPQEVQDVSLLEKITDKEAADKLSKTVDEACLLLAEYNGRLAAELEDRRQLARMLAEYIGSQKEALMEREKKLEDYKQKLARVTQVRKELKSHIQSLPDLSLLPNVTGGLAPLPSAGDLFSTD; this comes from the exons ATGTCGTCCTTCTCCGAGTCGGCCCTGGAGAAGAAGCTGACGGAGCTGAGCAGCTCGCAGCAGAGCGTCCAGACCCTGTCTCTGTGGATCATCCACCACCGCAAGCACTCAGCCCTCATCGTCAAAGTGTGGCACCGAGAGCTGAAGAAAG CTAAAAGCTCCAGGAAGCTGACTTTCCTGTATCTGGCCAACGATGTCATCCAGAACAGCAAGAAAAAAGGACCAGAATTCGCCAAAGACTATGAGACCGTCCTCGTCGATGCCTGCTCCCATGTGGCCAG TGAAGCAGATGTCGGCTGTAAAAAGCACATGGAGCGACTGCTGAATATCTGGAAGGAGAGGGCCCTGTACAGAGCCGACTTCATTCAGCAGCTCAAACTGGCCATAGAAGACTCAAACAGCCCCCGGCCTTCAG AGGAGCCGAAGAAGCCAGTGAAAAGAAGCTACCAAAAGatccatgaagaagaagatgacgAGGATGACGACTACAGATGCCACAACTCTCCCAGAAGCACAGATGCCTCCGCAACTCAGCTG ACAGAGGAGCTGGTGAAGGCCCTGCAGGACTTAGAGAATGCTGCTTCAGGTGATGCAGCTGTTCGTCAGAAGATCGCCTCGCTGCCACAGGAGGTCCAGGATGTTTCACTGCTGGAGAAGATCACTG ACAAGGAGGCAGCAGACAAGCTGTCGAAGACGGTGGACGAGGCCTGTTTGCTACTGGCTGAGTACAACGGCCGACTAGCTGCAGAACTCGAGGACCGCAGGCAGCTGGCACGCATGCTGGCCGAATACATCGGCAGCCAGAAGGAGGCGctcatggagagagagaagaaactaGAG GACTACAAACAGAAACTGGCGAGAGTGACCCAGGTGAGGAAGGAGCTCAAGTCCCACATCCAGAGTCTCCCCGACCTCTCTCTTCTGCCCAATGTGACTGGGGGTCTGGCCCCGCTCCCCTCGGCTGGAGACCTCTTCTCCACCGACTAA
- the LOC133957418 gene encoding protein-glutamine gamma-glutamyltransferase 2-like: MSQVLDIERCDLNIKSNSSSHHTELYGEERLIVRRGQPFVITLHLKPGSKDFRLSDTSFSLIVETGPLPRKESDTMVTLNLGDTTVDDEWSMSAIKDPSGNTVSVSINSSPNSPIGVHSLTLDQKGQRTSLGQFTLLFNAWCSRDAVYMRSETKKQEYVLAQQGQIYRGTHKRIKGLPWNFGQFEAGLLDICLKILDENPKFVSDADKDVSARRNPIYVTRVLSAMINSNDDRGVLVGNWGEITNGVHPGTWIGSGDILKQWAESGPVRYGQCWVFAAVACTVSRALGIPCRVVTNFGSAHDSDANLLIENLYDENGERISEGDSIWNFHVWVDSWMTRPDLDSKYDGWQTSDPTPQETSGGVFCCGPASVKAIKEGQLTNKYDAPFIFAEVNADVVDLVRLSNGEIVKFSGSTKSVGRFISTKAVGSDDRKDITYQYKYPEGSKEERQVYEKAQHHNKLQQRGEEPGLHLKIKLSDNMIVGSDFEVHAVITNNHMEARTCTVLFFAKAGGYNGKLGDSCGFTSDKVEVPSGEVRRLPLKLEYDIYGSVITSDRLIQLTAITIDKQTIDYNKTEKTIVLDEPEIDIKLVGEATVKQPMMAELTLLNPLPESLQDCSFTVEGVGLTHGKPITEKIGVVGHKEAAKARVEFSPTSVGPSVLLVNFDSDKLKNIKSFINVVVKE; this comes from the exons ATGAGTCAAG TCTTGGACATTGAGCGCTGTGATCTGAACATTaagagcaacagcagcagtcatCACACGGAGCTGTATGGAGAGGAACGTTTGATTGTCAGGAGGGGACAGCCCTTTGTCATCACTTTACATCTGAAACCTGGCAGCAAAGACTTCAGACTGAGTGACACAAGCTTCTCACTCATCGTTGAAACAG GTCCGTTGCCCAGGAAAGAATCAGACACCATGGTCACGTTAAATCTCGGTGACACCACAGTGGATGATGAATGGAGCATGTCGGCTATAAAAGATCCCTCTGGAAACACAGTTTCTGTGTCCATCAATTCCTCCCCCAACAGCCCCATAGGAGTTCATtctctgactctggaccagaaAGGACAGAGGACAAGTTTAGGACAGTTCACTCTGCTTTTTAACGCCTGGTGCTCCA GAGACGCTGTTTACATGCGCAGTGAGACAAAGAAGCAGGAGTATGTCTTAGCGCAGCAGGGACAGATCTACAGGGGAACACATAAACGCATCAAAGGGTTACCCTGGAACTTCGGACAG TTTGAAGCAGGACTACTAGATATCTGTCTGAAGATCCTGGATGAAAACCCCAAATTTGTGTCTGATGCTGACAAGGACGTCTCTGCCAGGAGGAATCCCATTTATGTGACCAGGGTGCTGAGTGCCATG ATCAACAGTAATGATGACAGGGGGGTGCTGGTGGGAAATTGGGGAGAGATTACAAATGGAGTCCATCCAGGAACGTGGATCGGCAGCGGGGACATTTTGAAACAGTGGGCTGAAAGTGGCCCTGTGCGCTACGGCCAGTGTTGGGTCTTCGCTGCTGTTGCGTGCACAG TGTCTCGAGCCCTGGGCATCCCCTGTCGAGTGGTCACTAACTTTGGATCCGCTCACGATTCTGACGCCAACCTGCTCATAGAAAACCTGTATGATGAAAATGGAGAAAGAATTTCTGAAGGGGATTCGATATG GAACTTCCATGTTTGGGTGGACAGCTGGATGACTCGTCCAGACTTGGACTCGAAGTATGATGGGTGGCAAACCAGCGACCCCACTCCACAGGAAACCAGTGGAG GTGTTTTCTGTTGCGGACCGGCCTCAGTGAAAGCCATCAAGGAAGGACAGCTGACCAATAAGTATGATGCTCCCTTTATTTTTGCTGAG GTCAATGCAGATGTTGTGGACCTGGTGCGTCTGTCAAATGGTGAGATAGTGAAGTTCAGCGGCTCCACAAAGAGTGTGGGTCGCTTCATCAGCACCAAAGCTGTGGGCTCAGATGACAGAAAAGACATCACATACCAATACAAGTATCCAGAAG GCTCAAAGGAGGAAAGGCAGGTGTATGAGAAAGCCCAGCACCACAACAAGCTGCAGCAGCGAGGAGAAGAGCCGGGCCTCCACCTCAAG ATCAAGCTCTCTGACAACATGATCGTGGGCTCAGACTTTGAGGTGCATGCTGTCATCACTAACAACCACATGGAGGCCAGAACCTGCACCGTCCTGTTCTTCGCCAAAGCCGGCGGCTACAATGGGAAACTGGGAGACAGCTGTGGGTTCACTTCAGACAAAGTGGAGGTGCCGTCCGGAGAAG tTAGGCGCCTGCCCCTCAAACTGGAATACGACATTTATGGATCGGTGATCACCTCTGACCGGCTGATCCAGCTGACTGCCATCACCATCGACAAACAGACCATCGACTACAACAAGACTGAGAAGACCATCGTCCTCGACGAGCCAGAAATAGACATCAAG CTGGTGGGAGAGGCCACGGTGAAGCAGCCGATGATGGCCGAGCTCACCTTGTTGAACCCTTTGCCAGAGTCACTGCAGGACTGCAGCTTCACCGTGGAGGGGGTCGGCCTCACCCACGGAAAACCCATAACAGAAAA GATTGGAGTTGTGGGCCACAAAGAGGCGGCCAAAGCCAGAGTGGAGTTCAGTCCCACCAGTGTTGGCCCCAGTGTACTGCTGGTGAACTTCGACAGCGACAAACTGAAGAACATCAAGAGCTTCATCAATGTTGTCGTGAAGGAGTGA